Proteins from one Deinococcus sp. AB2017081 genomic window:
- a CDS encoding ribose-phosphate diphosphokinase — MSVPHRAPSTILESRRSPLLVFAGQSNRPLAQAICDNLGIPLGHSKTEKFTNDNLIVHYEESLREGDIFIVQTFSNPVSDSIMELMLMIDAAKSASAGRVTAVIPYYSYARSDKKDSPRISIAGRLVADLLQEAGADRILTMTLHSPQVHGFFKVPVDHLSADLVLTQHFKSCVPDAHNGVVLAPDAGSIKRASQIARRLDSGLAMIDKERLSDTEVRPRALIGDVEGRTVFIVDDEISTAGSLVETVNIARSLGAKDVYVAVTHGVYSGPAIQRIASLDVTQVASCNTVLVSQEKMAASNGKLAVLDVAPLFANAISNIHTGASVSTLFT; from the coding sequence TCCGTCCACCATCCTCGAGAGCCGCCGCTCGCCGCTGCTGGTGTTCGCCGGGCAGAGCAACCGCCCGCTGGCCCAGGCCATCTGCGACAACCTGGGTATTCCGCTGGGCCACAGCAAGACCGAGAAGTTCACCAACGACAACCTGATCGTCCACTACGAGGAGTCCCTGCGCGAGGGCGACATCTTCATCGTGCAGACCTTCAGCAACCCGGTCAGCGACTCGATCATGGAACTGATGCTCATGATCGACGCGGCCAAGAGCGCGAGCGCCGGCCGGGTCACGGCCGTGATCCCGTATTACTCGTACGCCCGCAGCGACAAGAAAGACTCGCCCCGCATCTCGATCGCGGGGCGGCTCGTGGCGGATCTGCTGCAGGAGGCCGGAGCCGACCGGATCCTGACCATGACGCTGCACAGCCCACAGGTTCACGGGTTCTTCAAGGTGCCGGTCGATCACCTCTCGGCCGATCTGGTGCTCACGCAGCACTTCAAGTCCTGCGTGCCCGACGCCCACAACGGCGTGGTGCTCGCCCCGGACGCCGGGAGCATCAAGCGGGCCAGCCAGATTGCCCGCCGCCTGGACTCGGGCCTCGCCATGATCGACAAGGAGCGGCTGTCGGACACAGAGGTGCGCCCGCGCGCCCTGATCGGGGATGTCGAGGGCCGCACGGTCTTCATCGTGGACGACGAGATCAGCACCGCCGGGTCGCTGGTCGAGACGGTGAACATCGCCCGCAGCCTGGGGGCCAAGGACGTGTACGTGGCCGTCACGCACGGCGTGTACTCCGGCCCGGCCATCCAGCGCATCGCCAGTCTGGACGTCACGCAGGTGGCGAGCTGCAACACCGTGCTGGTGTCTCAGGAGAAGATGGCCGCCTCGAATGGCAAGCTGGCCGTGCTGGACGTCGCGCCGCTGTTCGCCAACGCGATCTCGAACATCCATACCGGCGCGAGCGTGTCCACCCTGTTCACCTGA
- a CDS encoding 30S ribosomal protein S1, which produces MEDNTQTPAENGGTQPATGTAPTAAPVPTPVEEREYPAMTMEDILASEAQEPQSVTRGDIVDGTIVFIGQEGIAVDIGAKVEGIIPLNQLGEESVTLEQAQEMYKQGEQIEAYVVRVDLPNSQIVLSKKRADQDKGWRVLEKMQEADEAFEVEVLEKVRGGLVAQVEGIRAFLPASQVDTRRVNDLDPYVGKPLQVKLIELNRKRNRVIISHRAIMEAEKAKAREATVHQLTPGAQFEGEVVEITDFGVFVNLGGIDGLVHRSELTYGRFNHPRDVVKVGDKVQVQVIDVDEGRERINLSMKALTQDPWEGATERYHIGQKVTGKVTNLTNFGAFVELESGLEGLVHVSEMSWTKRVRHPNEVMKEGDEVEAVILRIDPKERRISLGIRQTTDDPWSALPDRYPPGTPVKGKITGMTDFGVFMEIEEGIEGLIHISELDLNRVNNPADLFKKGDEIEAMILNIDPVEQRASLSRRRFLGGGPAPTQGGAGGGSRDYVSQGGGARSDRYSAGGGSRPGGGGRGRGRDADYAYNAKDAQQGGKISTKLGDVYADLFAQFGLGGDKKADTADTAADTSTDSTADTKTEDTQA; this is translated from the coding sequence ATGGAAGACAACACCCAGACCCCCGCCGAGAACGGCGGGACTCAGCCCGCGACGGGCACCGCACCCACCGCTGCTCCCGTTCCTACCCCCGTGGAGGAGCGCGAGTACCCCGCCATGACCATGGAGGACATCCTCGCCAGTGAGGCGCAGGAGCCCCAGAGCGTCACGCGCGGTGACATCGTGGACGGCACCATCGTGTTCATCGGCCAGGAAGGCATCGCTGTCGACATCGGCGCGAAGGTCGAGGGCATCATTCCCCTCAACCAGCTCGGCGAGGAGAGTGTCACGCTCGAGCAGGCGCAGGAGATGTACAAGCAGGGTGAGCAGATCGAGGCGTACGTCGTGCGCGTCGACCTCCCCAACAGCCAGATCGTGCTCAGCAAGAAGCGGGCCGATCAGGACAAGGGCTGGCGTGTGCTCGAGAAGATGCAGGAGGCCGACGAGGCCTTCGAGGTCGAGGTGCTCGAGAAGGTGCGCGGCGGTCTGGTCGCCCAGGTCGAGGGCATCCGTGCGTTCCTGCCGGCGTCCCAGGTGGACACCCGCCGCGTGAACGACCTCGACCCCTACGTGGGCAAGCCGCTGCAGGTCAAGCTCATCGAGCTGAACCGCAAGCGCAACCGCGTGATCATCTCGCACCGCGCGATCATGGAGGCCGAGAAGGCCAAGGCCCGTGAAGCGACCGTGCACCAGCTCACCCCCGGCGCGCAGTTCGAGGGTGAGGTCGTGGAGATCACGGACTTCGGCGTGTTCGTGAACCTGGGCGGCATCGACGGCCTCGTTCACCGCAGCGAGCTGACCTACGGCCGTTTCAACCACCCCCGCGACGTGGTCAAGGTCGGCGACAAGGTGCAGGTGCAGGTCATCGACGTCGACGAGGGCCGCGAGCGCATCAACCTGAGCATGAAGGCCCTGACCCAGGATCCCTGGGAAGGTGCCACCGAGCGCTACCACATCGGTCAGAAGGTCACGGGCAAGGTCACGAACCTCACCAACTTCGGTGCGTTCGTGGAACTGGAATCCGGTCTGGAAGGCCTCGTGCACGTCAGCGAGATGAGCTGGACCAAGCGCGTCCGTCATCCCAACGAGGTCATGAAGGAAGGCGACGAGGTTGAGGCCGTCATCCTGCGGATCGACCCCAAGGAGCGCCGGATTTCCCTGGGTATCCGTCAGACCACGGACGATCCCTGGAGCGCGCTGCCTGACCGGTACCCGCCCGGCACGCCCGTCAAGGGCAAGATCACCGGCATGACGGACTTCGGCGTGTTCATGGAGATCGAGGAAGGCATCGAGGGCCTGATCCACATCAGCGAACTCGACCTGAACCGCGTGAACAACCCCGCCGACCTGTTCAAGAAGGGCGACGAGATCGAGGCCATGATCCTGAACATCGATCCCGTGGAGCAGCGCGCGAGCCTCAGCCGCCGCCGCTTCCTGGGCGGTGGCCCGGCCCCCACGCAGGGTGGCGCGGGTGGCGGCAGCCGCGACTACGTCTCGCAGGGCGGCGGTGCCCGCAGCGACCGCTACAGCGCAGGCGGCGGCTCGCGCCCCGGTGGTGGCGGCCGTGGCCGTGGCCGCGACGCGGACTACGCGTACAACGCCAAGGACGCGCAGCAGGGTGGCAAGATCAGCACCAAGCTGGGCGACGTGTACGCCGACCTGTTCGCGCAGTTCGGTCTGGGCGGCGACAAGAAGGCCGACACGGCCGACACCGCTGCGGATACCAGCACCGACAGCACCGCTGACACCAAGACCGAAGATACCCAGGCGTAA
- a CDS encoding NAD-dependent epimerase/dehydratase family protein produces MNIIVTGGSGKLGRAAIRELQAHGHWVLNLDSAPPKDAQGPFTRVDLTDFGEVMGALSGIDQQYRRGTIDAVVHLAAIPGPTQRPDHVTFAENIVSTYNIFEACVRLGIGNVVWASSETLLGYPFDGPPAHVPITEDVRESRVSYAHSKLLGEVLAEQYAREHPAMKLICLRFSNILDPDAGDYDGLEGWQDDAQLRRWNLWTYIDVRDAVQAVRLGVESRITGMEAFIIANEDSVMHRPSRDLLAEVFPGVPYTQDVPGTQSFYDISKAKSVLGFTPTHSWRRH; encoded by the coding sequence ATGAACATCATCGTCACCGGCGGCAGCGGCAAGCTCGGGCGGGCCGCGATCCGCGAACTGCAGGCCCACGGACACTGGGTGCTGAACCTGGACAGCGCGCCCCCGAAAGACGCACAGGGGCCGTTCACCCGGGTCGACCTGACCGATTTTGGCGAGGTCATGGGCGCCCTCTCCGGCATCGACCAGCAGTACCGGCGGGGCACCATCGACGCCGTGGTGCATCTGGCGGCCATCCCTGGGCCCACCCAGCGCCCGGATCACGTGACCTTCGCGGAGAACATCGTCAGCACGTACAACATCTTCGAGGCCTGCGTGCGCCTGGGGATCGGGAATGTCGTGTGGGCCTCCAGCGAGACGCTGCTGGGTTATCCCTTCGACGGCCCGCCCGCCCACGTGCCCATCACCGAGGACGTGCGCGAGAGCCGGGTCTCGTATGCGCATTCCAAGCTGCTGGGCGAGGTGCTGGCCGAACAGTACGCCCGCGAGCACCCGGCCATGAAACTGATCTGCCTGCGCTTCTCGAACATCCTCGATCCGGACGCCGGCGATTATGACGGCCTGGAGGGCTGGCAGGACGATGCGCAGCTCCGGAGGTGGAACCTGTGGACATACATCGACGTGCGCGACGCCGTGCAGGCCGTACGCCTGGGCGTGGAGTCGAGGATCACGGGCATGGAGGCGTTCATCATCGCCAACGAGGACAGCGTGATGCACCGTCCCAGCCGCGACCTGCTGGCCGAGGTCTTCCCCGGCGTACCGTACACGCAGGACGTGCCGGGCACGCAGTCCTTCTACGACATCAGCAAGGCGAAGTCGGTGCTGGGCTTCACGCCCACGCACAGCTGGCGGAGGCACTGA